A genome region from Crossiella equi includes the following:
- the kdpA gene encoding potassium-transporting ATPase subunit KdpA, whose protein sequence is MTSLGSGLLQIGLLLVALAAVYRPLGDHIARVYEDEKHWRLERGIYAIVRVDPAAEQRWTTYAAGVLGFSFVSVLVLYLMQRFQHLLPFSFDREINPATAFNTAVSFVTNTNWQSYVPETVMGHSVQLAGLTVQNFVSAAVGMAVAVAVVRGFTRARTDRLGNFWVDLVRGIVRILLPLSVVAAVVLLALGAVMSFSSGITVTTLDGQQHVLSLAPVASQEAIKELGTNGGGILNANSAHPFENPNAWSNLFEIFLILVIPVALTRAFGRLVGDVKQGYVLLSVMTLLFAALTTIAWWAESNPNGAASLAAGAAMEGKEIRFGIPGSSLFAVATTGTSTGAVNSLHDSYTGLGGGVALLNMLLGEVAPGGVGAGLYGILVLCVIAVFLAGLMVGRTPEYLGKKLGRKEITAAAVAMLAMPTVVLIGAGLALALPGTGSALGNSGAHGLSEVLYAFASAGNNNGSAFGGLTVTSDFFQVALGLAMLFGRFLPILAVLALAGSLAQQRKVPPSAGTLPTSGPLFAGMLTGTVVLVAALTFLPALALGPIAEALS, encoded by the coding sequence ATGACCTCCCTGGGCTCCGGTCTGCTCCAGATCGGACTGCTGCTCGTGGCGCTGGCCGCGGTGTACCGCCCCCTCGGCGACCACATCGCCCGCGTCTACGAGGACGAGAAGCACTGGCGGCTGGAGCGCGGCATCTACGCGATCGTTCGCGTCGACCCCGCCGCCGAACAGCGCTGGACCACCTACGCCGCGGGCGTGCTGGGCTTCTCCTTCGTCTCGGTGCTGGTGCTCTACCTGATGCAACGGTTCCAGCACCTGCTCCCGTTCAGCTTCGACCGCGAGATCAACCCGGCCACCGCGTTCAACACCGCGGTGAGCTTCGTGACCAACACGAACTGGCAGTCCTACGTGCCCGAGACGGTCATGGGCCACTCGGTGCAGCTGGCCGGGCTGACCGTGCAGAACTTCGTCTCCGCCGCCGTGGGCATGGCCGTCGCGGTGGCCGTGGTGCGCGGGTTCACCCGGGCCCGGACCGACCGGCTGGGCAACTTCTGGGTGGACCTGGTTCGCGGCATCGTGCGCATCCTGCTGCCGCTCTCGGTCGTCGCGGCCGTCGTGCTGCTGGCCCTGGGCGCGGTGATGAGCTTCTCCTCCGGGATCACGGTGACCACCCTGGACGGGCAGCAGCACGTGCTGTCCCTGGCCCCGGTGGCCAGCCAGGAGGCCATCAAGGAGCTGGGCACCAACGGCGGCGGCATCCTCAACGCCAACTCGGCGCACCCGTTCGAGAACCCCAACGCCTGGTCCAACCTGTTCGAGATCTTCCTGATCCTGGTCATCCCGGTCGCGCTGACCCGCGCGTTCGGCCGCCTGGTCGGCGATGTCAAGCAGGGCTACGTGCTGCTGAGCGTGATGACGCTGCTGTTCGCCGCGCTGACCACGATCGCCTGGTGGGCGGAGAGCAACCCCAACGGCGCGGCCTCGCTGGCGGCGGGCGCGGCCATGGAGGGCAAGGAGATCCGCTTCGGCATCCCCGGCTCCTCGCTGTTCGCGGTGGCCACCACCGGCACCTCGACCGGCGCGGTCAACTCGCTGCACGACAGCTACACCGGCCTGGGCGGCGGCGTGGCGCTGCTGAACATGCTGCTCGGCGAGGTCGCGCCGGGCGGGGTGGGCGCCGGGCTGTACGGCATCCTCGTGCTCTGCGTCATCGCGGTGTTCCTGGCCGGGCTGATGGTCGGCCGCACGCCGGAGTACCTGGGCAAGAAGCTGGGGCGCAAGGAGATCACCGCCGCGGCGGTGGCCATGCTGGCCATGCCGACCGTGGTGCTGATCGGCGCCGGGCTCGCGCTGGCCCTGCCTGGCACGGGCAGCGCGCTGGGCAACTCCGGCGCGCACGGGCTGTCCGAGGTGCTCTACGCCTTCGCCTCGGCGGGCAACAACAACGGCTCGGCCTTCGGCGGGCTCACCGTCACCAGCGACTTCTTCCAGGTCGCGCTGGGTCTGGCCATGCTGTTCGGCCGGTTCCTCCCCATCCTCGCGGTGCTCGCCCTGGCGGGCTCGCTCGCCCAGCAGCGCAAGGTCCCGCCGTCGGCGGGCACGCTGCCCACCTCGGGCCCGCTGTTCGCCGGGATGCTCACCGGCACCGTCGTCCTCGTCGCCGCGCTGACCTTCCTGCCCGCGCTGGCCCTCGGTCCCATCGCGGAGGCCCTGTCATGA
- the kdpB gene encoding potassium-transporting ATPase subunit KdpB, whose amino-acid sequence MTVTTDTQHERSPADAQHVHAERTGRVSAGVFNPRQLLSSLPDALRKLDPRHQLRNPVMFVVWAGSVLSTVFAVVRPDVFAVATAAWLWFTVVFANLAEAVAEGRGKAQADTLRKMKTDTVAFRLLPGLNVTGAAKATSLTVEEVAANKLAPGDLVLVEPGQVIPGDGDIVDGIATVDESAITGESAPVIRESGGDRSAVTGGTTVLSDRIIVKITSKPGETFVDRMIALVEGAQRQKTPNEVALTILLSVLTIIFLLVVVALQPMAGYSGAQQQVIVLVALLVCLIPTTIGALLSAIGIAGMDRLVQRNVLAKSGRAVEAAGDIDVLLLDKTGTITFGNRRATELLPVTGSTVAQLAAAARLASLADQTPEGRSIVELCAAEHGLPAEADATEAAAEAVPFTAQTRMSGINLPDRVVRKGAGASVRTWVAEQGGAATDEVTAIVDRVSQEGGTPLVVAELVGGTAVVRGVIRLSDVVKPGMAERFAELRAMGIRTVMVTGDNPLTAKAIAAQAGVDDFLAEAKPEDKMALIRKEQEGGRLVAMTGDGTNDAPALAQADVGVAMNTGTAAAKEAGNMVDLDSDPTKLIEIVEIGKQMLITRGALTTFSIANDLAKYFAILPAMFMAIYPQLDAVNVMRLATPQSAIMSAVIFNALVIIALIPLALRGVQYKPTSASLLLRRNLLIYGLGGIVTPFLGIKLIDLLVALIPGFGG is encoded by the coding sequence ATGACCGTCACCACCGACACCCAGCACGAGCGCTCGCCCGCCGACGCCCAGCACGTGCACGCCGAGCGCACCGGACGGGTCTCCGCCGGGGTGTTCAACCCCAGGCAGCTGCTGTCCTCGCTGCCGGACGCGCTGCGCAAGCTCGACCCGAGGCACCAGCTGCGCAACCCGGTCATGTTCGTGGTGTGGGCGGGCTCGGTGCTCAGCACGGTCTTCGCCGTGGTGCGGCCGGACGTCTTCGCCGTCGCGACCGCGGCCTGGCTGTGGTTCACCGTGGTGTTCGCCAACCTGGCCGAGGCGGTGGCCGAGGGCCGGGGCAAGGCGCAGGCGGACACGCTGCGCAAGATGAAGACCGACACGGTGGCCTTCCGGCTGCTGCCCGGCCTCAACGTCACCGGCGCGGCCAAGGCCACCAGCCTCACCGTGGAGGAGGTCGCCGCCAACAAGCTGGCGCCCGGCGACCTGGTGCTGGTCGAGCCCGGCCAGGTGATCCCCGGCGACGGCGACATCGTGGACGGCATCGCCACCGTGGACGAGTCGGCCATCACCGGCGAGTCCGCGCCGGTGATCCGCGAGTCCGGCGGTGACCGCTCGGCGGTGACCGGCGGAACCACCGTGCTCTCCGACCGGATCATCGTCAAGATCACGTCCAAGCCGGGCGAGACCTTCGTGGACCGGATGATCGCGCTGGTCGAGGGCGCGCAGCGGCAGAAGACCCCGAACGAGGTGGCGCTGACCATCCTGCTGTCCGTGCTGACCATCATCTTCCTGCTGGTGGTCGTGGCACTCCAGCCGATGGCCGGGTACTCCGGGGCGCAGCAGCAGGTCATCGTGCTGGTGGCGCTGCTGGTCTGCCTGATCCCGACCACGATCGGCGCGCTGCTGTCCGCGATCGGCATCGCGGGCATGGACCGCCTGGTGCAGCGCAACGTGCTGGCCAAGTCCGGGCGCGCGGTCGAGGCCGCGGGCGATATCGACGTGCTGCTGCTGGACAAGACCGGCACCATCACCTTCGGCAACCGGCGGGCCACCGAGCTGCTGCCGGTCACCGGGTCGACCGTGGCGCAGCTGGCCGCCGCCGCGCGCCTGGCCAGCCTCGCCGACCAGACGCCGGAGGGCCGCAGCATCGTCGAGCTGTGCGCCGCCGAGCACGGGCTGCCCGCCGAGGCGGACGCGACCGAGGCCGCCGCCGAGGCGGTGCCGTTCACCGCGCAGACCCGCATGTCCGGCATCAACCTGCCGGACCGGGTGGTGCGCAAGGGCGCGGGCGCCTCGGTGCGCACCTGGGTGGCCGAGCAGGGCGGAGCGGCCACCGACGAGGTGACCGCGATCGTGGACCGCGTCTCCCAGGAGGGCGGCACGCCGCTGGTGGTGGCCGAGCTCGTCGGCGGCACCGCGGTGGTGCGCGGGGTGATCCGCCTGTCCGACGTGGTGAAGCCGGGCATGGCCGAGCGCTTCGCCGAGCTGCGCGCGATGGGCATCCGCACGGTGATGGTCACCGGGGACAACCCGTTGACCGCCAAGGCGATCGCGGCGCAGGCCGGGGTGGACGACTTCCTCGCCGAGGCCAAGCCCGAGGACAAGATGGCCCTGATCCGCAAGGAGCAGGAGGGCGGGCGCCTGGTCGCGATGACCGGCGACGGCACCAACGACGCGCCCGCGCTCGCGCAGGCCGACGTGGGCGTGGCCATGAACACCGGCACGGCCGCCGCCAAGGAGGCCGGGAACATGGTGGACCTGGACTCCGACCCCACCAAGCTGATCGAGATCGTGGAGATCGGCAAGCAGATGCTGATCACCCGCGGCGCGCTGACCACGTTCAGCATCGCCAACGACCTGGCCAAGTACTTCGCCATCCTGCCCGCGATGTTCATGGCGATCTACCCGCAGCTGGACGCGGTCAACGTCATGCGGCTGGCCACCCCGCAGTCGGCGATCATGTCGGCGGTCATCTTCAACGCGCTGGTCATCATCGCGCTGATCCCGCTGGCGCTGCGCGGCGTCCAGTACAAGCCGACGTCGGCCTCGCTGCTGCTGCGGCGCAACCTGCTGATCTACGGCCTCGGCGGCATCGTCACGCCGTTCCTCGGCATCAAGCTCATCGACCTGCTGGTCGCACTCATCCCGGGATTCGGGGGCTGA
- a CDS encoding potassium-transporting ATPase subunit C has product MSTLWKQTWAGLRVLLVLTVLLGVVYPLAIWGIGRIPGLSARAEGSVVYQNGQPVGSELIGVDLVDERAKDNPTLDRWFHNRPSAAADSATSGGSNKAGDSQDLLKTVTERRDAVAAREQVPPARVPADAVTASASGLDPHISPDYARLQAARVARENGVPLATVERLIEENTSSGGIGEPGVNVLKLNLAVQAARR; this is encoded by the coding sequence ATCTCCACCCTCTGGAAGCAGACCTGGGCCGGACTGCGCGTCCTGCTCGTGCTCACCGTGCTGCTCGGCGTGGTCTACCCCCTGGCCATCTGGGGCATCGGGCGCATCCCCGGGCTGTCCGCGCGGGCCGAAGGCTCGGTGGTCTACCAGAACGGGCAGCCGGTGGGCTCCGAGCTCATCGGGGTCGACCTGGTCGACGAGCGCGCCAAGGACAACCCGACCCTGGACCGCTGGTTCCACAACCGGCCCTCGGCGGCCGCGGACTCCGCGACCTCCGGCGGCTCCAACAAGGCCGGGGACAGCCAGGACCTGCTCAAGACCGTGACCGAACGCCGTGACGCGGTGGCCGCGCGGGAGCAGGTGCCGCCGGCGCGGGTGCCCGCGGACGCGGTGACCGCCTCGGCCTCCGGCCTGGACCCGCACATCAGCCCGGACTACGCGCGGCTCCAGGCCGCCCGGGTGGCGCGGGAGAACGGCGTGCCGCTGGCGACCGTCGAACGGCTGATCGAGGAGAACACCAGCAGCGGTGGCATCGGCGAGCCCGGCGTGAACGTGCTCAAGCTCAACCTGGCCGTGCAGGCCGCGCGCCGCTGA
- a CDS encoding sensor histidine kinase, which translates to MSEEYGRYRRRRGELRIYLGAAPGVGKTYDMLCEAHRRVERGTDVVVGFLETHGRAKTAELVEGLEVLPRKVVDHRGVELSEMDIDALLARKPEVAVVDELAHTNAPGSRNGKRWEDIEELLDAGIDVLSTVNIQHLESLNDVVHRITGVPQRETVPDEVVRDAEQVELVDVTPEALRRRMAHGNIYPAHKVDAALGNYFRPGNLTALRELALLWVADQVDVALQRYRAEHEITDTWETRERVVVAVTGGPESETLIRRASRIASRAGAELMAVHILRGDGLAGVPAQAVGRGRKLTDELGATFHTVVGDDVPTALLDFARGVNATQLVIGTSRRSRLARAFDEGVGSRVVQDSGPIDVHMVTHDEAGGALRRHHVVPVSVIDPLRKLLGWLAAVLLPAVITGIGLLAEQALSLSTDVVGYFLSVVVVAVIGGLGPALLAAVSSGLLLNFFFTPPVHSLDIYNQENVITIVAMVVVAVLVALVVDRAARRAEQAAKARTEAALLASYARTVLTHPEPLQRLLEKITENFGLESASMLEEREDDEWYVVAAVGPDPATDPEQADADILISTEVHLALKGRTLPAQDRGLLEAVAGQALLALRQQRLTAKTAAAERKAATTELRTALLSAVGHDLRTPLTSIKASISSLRDPELRLSELDTQELHATIEESADRLVALVDNLLDSSRLATGAVRPRLRAVGYYEVVARALRGVDEPAAVAVDVDESLAPVWADVGLLERVVANVVDNALRYGRRAGHDGPVVAVRGSAHAERVELRIVDQGVGLPKGAAATVFQPFQRLNDRDTRGVGLGLSVAKGFTEAMGGTIHAEDTPGGGLTVVISLPVHRQAELVEEETAG; encoded by the coding sequence GTGAGCGAGGAGTACGGCCGTTACCGGCGGCGGCGAGGCGAGCTGCGCATCTACCTCGGCGCCGCCCCCGGTGTGGGCAAGACCTACGACATGCTGTGCGAGGCCCACCGGCGGGTGGAACGCGGTACCGACGTGGTCGTCGGGTTCCTGGAGACCCACGGCCGGGCCAAGACCGCCGAGCTCGTCGAAGGCCTGGAGGTCCTGCCGCGCAAGGTGGTGGACCACCGCGGGGTCGAGCTGTCCGAGATGGACATCGACGCGCTGCTGGCGCGCAAGCCCGAGGTCGCGGTGGTCGACGAGCTCGCGCACACCAACGCGCCCGGCTCCCGCAACGGCAAGCGCTGGGAGGACATCGAGGAGCTGCTGGACGCGGGCATCGACGTGCTGTCCACGGTCAACATCCAGCACCTGGAGAGCCTCAACGACGTGGTGCACCGCATCACCGGCGTGCCGCAGCGGGAGACCGTGCCGGATGAGGTGGTGCGCGACGCCGAGCAGGTCGAGCTGGTCGACGTCACGCCCGAGGCGCTGCGCAGGCGCATGGCGCACGGCAACATCTACCCCGCGCACAAGGTCGACGCCGCGCTGGGCAACTACTTCCGGCCCGGCAACCTCACCGCGCTGCGCGAGCTCGCGCTGCTGTGGGTGGCCGACCAGGTCGACGTGGCGCTCCAGCGCTACCGCGCCGAGCACGAGATCACCGACACCTGGGAGACCCGGGAGCGCGTGGTGGTCGCGGTCACCGGCGGGCCGGAGAGCGAGACGCTGATCCGGCGCGCCAGCCGCATCGCCAGCCGGGCGGGCGCGGAGCTGATGGCCGTGCACATCCTGCGCGGCGACGGGCTGGCCGGGGTGCCCGCGCAGGCGGTCGGCCGCGGCCGCAAGCTCACCGACGAGCTCGGCGCCACCTTCCACACCGTGGTCGGCGACGACGTGCCCACCGCTCTGCTGGACTTCGCGCGCGGGGTCAACGCCACCCAGCTGGTCATCGGCACCTCGCGGCGCAGCCGGCTGGCGCGCGCCTTCGACGAGGGCGTCGGGTCGCGGGTGGTGCAGGACTCCGGGCCCATCGACGTGCACATGGTCACCCACGACGAGGCGGGCGGCGCGCTGCGGCGGCACCACGTCGTACCGGTGAGCGTGATCGACCCGCTGCGCAAGCTGCTCGGCTGGCTGGCCGCGGTGCTGCTGCCCGCCGTGATCACCGGGATCGGGCTGCTGGCCGAGCAGGCGCTGAGCCTGTCCACCGACGTGGTCGGCTACTTCCTGTCCGTGGTGGTGGTCGCGGTGATCGGCGGCCTCGGGCCGGCGCTGCTGGCCGCGGTGTCCAGCGGGCTGCTGCTCAACTTCTTCTTCACCCCGCCGGTGCACTCCCTGGACATCTACAACCAGGAGAATGTGATCACGATCGTGGCCATGGTCGTGGTGGCCGTGCTGGTCGCGCTCGTGGTGGACCGGGCGGCCCGCCGCGCCGAGCAGGCGGCGAAGGCCCGTACCGAGGCGGCGCTGCTGGCCTCCTACGCGCGCACCGTGCTCACCCACCCGGAGCCGTTGCAGCGGCTGCTGGAGAAGATCACCGAGAACTTCGGGCTGGAGTCGGCGTCCATGCTGGAGGAACGCGAGGACGACGAGTGGTACGTGGTGGCGGCCGTCGGCCCGGACCCGGCCACCGATCCCGAGCAGGCCGACGCGGACATCCTGATCAGCACCGAGGTGCACCTGGCGCTCAAGGGCCGCACGCTGCCCGCCCAGGACCGGGGGCTGCTGGAGGCGGTGGCCGGGCAGGCGCTGCTGGCCCTGCGCCAGCAGCGGCTGACCGCCAAGACCGCCGCGGCCGAGCGGAAGGCGGCCACCACCGAGCTGCGCACCGCGCTGCTCTCGGCCGTCGGGCACGACCTGCGCACGCCGCTGACCTCGATCAAGGCCTCGATCAGCAGCCTGCGCGACCCGGAGCTGCGACTGTCCGAACTGGACACCCAGGAGCTGCACGCCACCATCGAGGAGTCCGCCGACCGCCTGGTCGCCCTGGTGGACAACCTGCTGGACTCCTCGCGCCTGGCCACCGGTGCGGTGCGGCCGCGGCTGCGCGCGGTCGGCTACTACGAGGTGGTCGCGCGGGCGCTGCGCGGCGTGGACGAGCCCGCGGCCGTCGCGGTGGACGTGGACGAGAGCCTGGCGCCGGTGTGGGCCGATGTCGGCCTGCTGGAACGGGTGGTGGCCAACGTGGTGGACAACGCGCTGCGCTACGGCAGGCGCGCGGGCCACGACGGCCCGGTGGTCGCGGTGCGCGGCAGCGCGCACGCCGAACGCGTCGAGCTGCGGATCGTGGACCAGGGCGTCGGGCTGCCCAAGGGCGCGGCGGCCACGGTGTTCCAGCCGTTCCAGCGGCTCAACGACCGGGACACCCGGGGCGTGGGGCTGGGCCTTAGTGTGGCCAAGGGGTTCACCGAGGCGATGGGTGGCACGATCCACGCGGAGGACACGCCGGGTGGCGGCCTCACCGTGGTGATCTCGCTGCCGGTGCACCGGCAGGCCGAGCTGGTCGAGGAGGAGACAGCGGGATGA
- a CDS encoding response regulator translates to MTKVLVVDDEPQIVRALRINLTARGYQVLTAHDGASALKAAAEGKPDVVVLDLGLPDIDGTEVISGLRGWTKVPILVLSARTDSTDKVEALDAGADDYVTKPFGMDELLARLRAAVRRSATGGPEEEPVIQTASFSVDLAAKKVIKDGVEVHLTPTEWGVLEVLVRGRGRLVAQRQLLQEVWGPAYATETHYLRVYLAQLRRKLEPEPAHPRHLLTEPGMGYRFEP, encoded by the coding sequence ATGACCAAGGTCCTGGTCGTCGACGACGAGCCGCAGATCGTGCGGGCACTGCGGATCAACCTGACCGCACGCGGGTACCAGGTGCTCACCGCGCACGACGGCGCCTCCGCGCTCAAGGCCGCGGCCGAGGGCAAACCCGACGTGGTGGTGCTCGACCTCGGGCTGCCCGACATCGACGGCACCGAGGTGATCAGCGGCCTGCGCGGCTGGACTAAGGTGCCGATCCTGGTGCTGTCCGCGCGCACCGACTCCACCGACAAGGTCGAGGCCCTGGACGCCGGGGCCGACGACTACGTCACCAAGCCGTTCGGCATGGACGAGCTGCTGGCGCGGCTGCGCGCGGCGGTCCGGCGCTCGGCAACCGGGGGCCCGGAGGAGGAGCCGGTCATCCAGACCGCCTCGTTCTCGGTGGACCTGGCCGCGAAGAAAGTGATCAAGGACGGCGTCGAGGTGCACCTGACGCCCACCGAGTGGGGCGTGCTGGAGGTGCTGGTGCGCGGCCGGGGCCGCCTGGTGGCGCAGCGACAGCTGTTGCAGGAGGTGTGGGGGCCCGCCTACGCCACCGAGACGCACTACCTGCGCGTGTACCTGGCGCAGCTGCGCCGCAAGCTGGAGCCGGAGCCCGCGCACCCGCGCCACCTGCTCACCGAGCCGGGCATGGGATACCGGTTCGAGCCGTGA
- a CDS encoding helix-turn-helix domain-containing protein, with protein MTENLYPIGDVARRTGLSVSAIRYYADEGVIAPTDTNHSGHRFYDVAAITRLELVRTLRDLGAGLDDIRDLLAEDKDLHELATDHLGLVERQLRELRARAAVLRTIVSTPTPAGRVALLHSLVAMSDEERERLLDGFWTEVTDGLTVDPAFVEHLHGLRPRLPEDPATEQLQAWIELADLAGDREFRQAVREYLHSAFASPEAVSRTNRERLARLEAHRLVEVAAGAAERSGLAPDTPEARALAERLLTSMAGLVAGDGPVPEELLAELRQSLTHPEPEGPVDRAAEAAVAGFTGLLGRFLTLVAVINEDPLDEQGASQEWLAAALSA; from the coding sequence ATGACTGAGAACCTGTACCCCATCGGGGACGTAGCGCGCCGCACCGGGCTGAGTGTGAGCGCCATCCGCTACTACGCCGACGAGGGCGTCATCGCGCCCACCGACACGAACCACTCCGGCCACCGCTTCTACGACGTCGCCGCCATCACGCGGCTGGAGCTGGTCCGCACCCTGCGGGACCTGGGCGCTGGCCTGGACGACATCCGCGACCTGCTGGCCGAGGACAAGGACCTGCACGAGCTGGCCACCGACCACCTCGGACTGGTGGAGCGCCAGCTGCGCGAGCTGCGGGCCCGGGCGGCGGTGCTGCGCACGATCGTCAGCACGCCCACCCCGGCCGGACGGGTGGCGCTGCTGCACTCGCTGGTGGCCATGTCCGACGAGGAGCGCGAGCGGCTGCTCGACGGGTTCTGGACCGAGGTCACCGACGGCCTGACCGTGGACCCGGCCTTCGTCGAGCACCTGCATGGGCTGCGGCCCCGGCTGCCCGAGGACCCGGCGACCGAGCAGCTCCAGGCGTGGATCGAGCTGGCCGACCTGGCGGGGGACAGGGAGTTCCGCCAGGCCGTGCGCGAGTACCTGCACTCCGCCTTCGCCTCCCCGGAGGCGGTGTCCCGGACCAACCGCGAGCGGCTGGCACGTCTCGAGGCGCACCGGCTGGTCGAGGTGGCGGCCGGGGCGGCGGAGCGGTCCGGCCTGGCCCCGGACACCCCGGAGGCGCGGGCGCTGGCCGAACGCCTGCTGACCTCGATGGCGGGGCTGGTCGCCGGGGACGGGCCGGTGCCGGAGGAGCTGCTGGCCGAGCTCCGGCAGTCCCTGACCCACCCCGAGCCGGAGGGCCCGGTCGACCGGGCCGCCGAGGCGGCCGTGGCCGGGTTCACCGGGCTGCTCGGCCGGTTCCTGACGTTGGTGGCCGTGATCAACGAGGACCCGCTGGACGAGCAGGGGGCCAGCCAGGAGTGGCTGGCCGCCGCGCTCAGTGCCTGA
- a CDS encoding helix-turn-helix domain-containing protein has product MLKTVAVVLVEGPAPFEFGVVCEVFGIDRTEDGVPPMEFRVCGERAGVPLRASVGVHLTPEHGLEGLEGADLVALPAARIQADYPPAVLDALRAAHARGATLLSVCSGAFLLGATGLLDGRRCTTHWRYAKEFAERFPTASLDPDVLYVDDGDLITSAGTAAGIDACLHLVRRELGSQAATAIARRMVVPPHREGGQRQFIELPVPEHSGDSLQELRDWMIENLVEEHTVPALARRAGMSERTFARRFGAETGTTPHRWLSLQRVQHARELLERTELDVEEVAQRCGFGTSALLRHHFRRVVGVAPHDYRRTFATG; this is encoded by the coding sequence ATGCTCAAGACCGTGGCCGTGGTGCTGGTCGAGGGGCCCGCGCCCTTCGAGTTCGGCGTGGTGTGCGAGGTGTTCGGGATCGACCGCACCGAGGACGGCGTGCCGCCGATGGAGTTCCGGGTGTGCGGGGAGCGGGCCGGGGTGCCGCTGCGGGCCAGCGTGGGTGTGCACCTGACCCCGGAGCACGGCCTGGAGGGCCTGGAGGGCGCGGACCTGGTGGCGCTGCCCGCCGCGCGCATCCAGGCGGACTACCCGCCCGCGGTGCTCGACGCGCTGCGGGCCGCGCACGCGCGGGGCGCCACGCTGCTGTCGGTGTGCAGCGGCGCGTTCCTGCTGGGCGCCACCGGTCTGCTGGACGGGCGGCGCTGCACCACGCACTGGCGCTACGCCAAGGAGTTCGCCGAGCGCTTCCCGACCGCCTCGCTGGACCCGGACGTGCTCTACGTCGACGACGGCGACCTCATCACCAGCGCGGGCACCGCGGCCGGGATCGACGCCTGCCTGCACCTGGTGCGCCGGGAGCTGGGCTCGCAGGCGGCCACCGCCATCGCCCGCCGCATGGTGGTCCCGCCGCACCGGGAGGGCGGGCAGCGGCAGTTCATCGAGCTGCCGGTGCCCGAGCACAGCGGGGACAGCCTCCAGGAGCTGCGGGACTGGATGATCGAGAACCTGGTCGAGGAGCACACCGTGCCCGCGCTGGCCCGGCGGGCCGGGATGTCCGAGCGCACCTTCGCCCGCCGGTTCGGCGCCGAGACCGGCACCACGCCGCACCGGTGGCTGTCGCTGCAACGCGTCCAGCACGCGCGGGAGCTGCTGGAGCGGACCGAGCTGGACGTCGAGGAGGTGGCGCAGCGGTGCGGGTTCGGCACCTCGGCCCTGCTGCGCCACCACTTCCGGCGTGTGGTCGGAGTCGCTCCGCACGACTACCGGCGGACCTTCGCCACGGGCTGA